A single genomic interval of Mycolicibacterium sp. MU0053 harbors:
- the hpf gene encoding ribosome hibernation-promoting factor, HPF/YfiA family, producing MSSQSVNAAQTLVSERTAEQPSGPNAEVVVKGRNVEVPDHFRVYVSEKLTRLERFDRTIYMFDVELDHERNRRQRKNCQHVEITARGRGPVVRGEACADSFYAALESAVAKLEARLRRQKDRRKIHYGDKTPVSLAKATAVVPQAFEPPAAPIAAQESTPEPYEPGQVVRVKEHPAKPMTVDDALYEMELVGHDFFLFHDKESDKPSVVYRRHAFDYGLIRLA from the coding sequence ATGTCAAGCCAATCCGTGAATGCAGCCCAGACGCTGGTCTCCGAACGTACGGCCGAGCAGCCATCTGGACCGAACGCCGAAGTGGTGGTCAAAGGTCGCAACGTCGAGGTGCCCGACCACTTCCGCGTCTATGTCTCGGAGAAACTCACCCGATTGGAGCGGTTCGACCGCACCATCTACATGTTCGACGTCGAACTCGACCACGAACGGAACCGTCGCCAACGTAAGAATTGCCAGCACGTCGAGATCACCGCGCGGGGTCGCGGCCCGGTGGTGCGCGGGGAGGCCTGCGCCGACAGTTTCTATGCCGCGCTGGAATCGGCCGTCGCAAAGCTCGAGGCGCGGCTGCGGCGGCAGAAGGACCGCCGCAAGATCCACTACGGCGACAAGACCCCGGTGTCGCTCGCCAAGGCCACGGCCGTCGTGCCGCAGGCCTTCGAGCCGCCCGCGGCCCCCATCGCGGCCCAGGAGTCGACACCGGAGCCCTACGAACCCGGTCAGGTGGTCCGCGTGAAGGAGCACCCCGCCAAGCCGATGACCGTCGACGACGCGCTCTACGAGATGGAACTGGTGGGCCACGACTTCTTCCTGTTCCACGACAAGGAGTCCGACAAGCCGTCGGTGGTCTACCGTCGCCACGCATTCGATTACGGCCTCATCCGACTGGCCTGA